A region from the Aegilops tauschii subsp. strangulata cultivar AL8/78 chromosome 5, Aet v6.0, whole genome shotgun sequence genome encodes:
- the LOC109736654 gene encoding cyclin-B1-1-like, giving the protein MNSSVNTVFLFAVLALLQYGLVQSKPSMVAAAAVYAARLSLKKTPLWTDTLKHHTGFTEAQLMDATKILVASHSTAPDSKLKVVYKKYSSEKLGGVALPD; this is encoded by the exons ATGAACTCATCCGTGAACACCGTTTTCTTATTCGCGGTGCTGGCGTTGCTGCAGTACGGTCTGGTGCAGTCCAAACCCTCCATGGTCGCCGCGGCTGCTGTCTACGCGGCCAGGCTCAGCCTGAAGAAGACCCCTCTGTGGACCGACACTCTGAAGCACCACACTGGCTTCACTGAAGCACAACTGAT GGACGCGACCAAGATCCTGGTGGCCTCGCACTCCACCGCGCCGGACAGCAAGCTGAAGGTCGTCTACAAGAAGTACTCGAGCGAGAAGCTGGGAGGAGTCGCCCTTCCAGATTAG
- the LOC141023236 gene encoding serine/threonine-protein kinase OXI1-like: MTAQALAPPPLEPRQLSLADLRAVSVLGRGAKGIVFHIMPEDEGGTGDVAMALKAVSREAARHKNSGGSGGEDGHRRIWFERDVLLALRHPLLPAHRGVPATEAVVGFAIDRCGGDDLNSLRRRQTEKMFSDSVIRFDP; this comes from the exons ATGACAGCGCAGgcgctcgcgccgccgccgctggagcCGCGGCAGCTCAGCCTGGCCGACCTCAGGGCCGTTTCCGTGCTCGGCCGCGGCGCCAAGGGCATCGTCTTCCACATCATGCCCGAGGATGAGGGCGGCACCGGCGACGTCGCCATGGCGCTCAAGGCGGTCTCGCGGGAGGCCGCACGGCACAAGAACAGCGGCGGGAGCGGTGGCGAGGACGGACACCGGAGGATCTGGTTCGAGCGTGACGTGCTCCTGGCCCTGCGCCACCCGCTGCTCCCCGCCCACCGCGGCGTCCCCGCCACCGAGGCCGTCGTCGGCTTCGCCATCGACCGCTGCGGCGGCGACGACCTCAACTCCCTCCGACGCCGCCAGACCGAGAAGATGTTCTCTGACTCCGTCATACG ATTTGATCCATGA